The following DNA comes from Janthinobacterium sp. TB1-E2.
GCGGCGGTACCGGCGGTGGTGGTCTGGCAAAGGGACAGGGCGAGCAGGGCAGGCAGTACGGCAAGCTTCAAAGGGGTCATCGTGAACGCATCGAGTGAAAAACGGGCGTGGGCAGCAGCGCCGGAAGGCGTGGCTGGCACCGTTTTTCGCACCGGGATTGGGAGAGCAGAACCAGCCATGATTGTACTTGAACAAGGAAAGTGTGAGTTTTCGCGTATTTTCAGCCCGCCGCAGGGGCAAGCAGCTCACTTTCAAAATGATAGTAACTAAGTTTCCGTGTTGCAACTGAAATTTTTTTCGATTGTTGTGTTGAATCAATGTGAGGAGATGGCCATGAAACATACCAACTTTAATAATTTGCCTTGCCCGATTGCGCGCAGCCTGGGCAAGGTGGGCGAATGGTGGAGCATCCTCATCCTGCGCGAAGCGTTTTACGGCAAGACGCGCTTCGACGAATTTGAAAAAAGCCTCAAGATCGCCCCCACCATCCTGACGCGCCGCCTGGCCGACCTGGTGGAAGGCGGCTTGATGACGCGCCGCCTGTATTGCGCCAAGCCGCCTCGCTACGACTATGTGCTGACCAAGTCCGGGCGCGCCTTCAAGCCCGTCTTGCTGGCGTTTATCGCCTGGGGAAATGAAAACTTTGCGCCCGAAGGCGCCAGCCTCGTCATCGCCAGCCGCGATACGGGCCTGGCCGCCGATCCGGTGCTGGTCGACGCCACGACGGGCTTGCCCATCAATGACGAGTATTACGCGTTCGCACCAGGGCCTGCCGCCAGCGACAGCATGCGCAGCATCATCCTCGATGCGGAAAAAAGCAGCGGCATCGCGCCCAAGCCGAAGGCGCCGGCCGCCAACCGCGGCTGGGTGGCGGAAGGGCATCTGGCCTGAAGACGCGCTGGCGGAGGTGCGCCGAGTTTGGCGCAAAGCAAGACGGACTGCACGGCATGGCGCTACCGTCGCACTATGCAATGCAAGTGCGGCGCAGGCCCGGCTGTGCAGGGTGAGGCGCCATCCGTGACCCGATGTCCGTTGAAGGAGTACTGCGATGACTACATTGCCACAACACGCTCGCCGCGCCGCCACCGTGCTGGCGCTGGCCGCCCTGCTGGGCGCCTGTTCCCATGGCCCGCATCAGCCGGGCGGCCATGACGTCACCTTGACGGGTGCGCAGGAAGTGCCGGCCAATACCAGCACGGCCAGCGGCAGCAGCACGCTTCGCGTCGCCCACGACCGCAGCGTCAGCGGCGGCGTGCGCTACACGGGCATGCTGGCCACCGTCGCGCATATCCATGAAGCGCCGGCCGGCGCCAACGGCCCCGTCATCATGCCCCTGGTGAAAACGGCCGAAGGCATGTTTGCCGTGCCGGCCGGCGCCATGCTGACGCCGCCCCAGTATGCGAGCTACCAGGCCGGCAACCTGTACGTGAACGTGCACAGCGCCGCCTACCCGGCCGGCGAGATCCGCGCCCAGCTCAAGCCATAGCCGCTGGCGCTTTCCCGAAACCTCCTTGGGCCGCGCGAGCGGCCTTTTTTTGCGCCCGGCGGCCAGCCGCAGCAGCGCGCTACAATGGCGCTTCATGCTGACCATCCTCGCCATCACCTTTCCCTTCTTCGCCCTGGTACTGTGCGGCTACCTGGCCGTGCGGCGCACGCTGCTGCCGCTGGCCGCCATCGGCGGCTTGAACAGTTTTGTCTTGTACTTCGCGCTGCCGTGCATGTTGTACCGCTTCGGCGCCGCTACGCCCATCGCGCAGCTGCTCGACGCCAGCGTGTTCGGCGTGTATCTGCTGTGCGCCCTGATCATGGTGGGCGTCACGACGGCCATGACCCTGAGCCACCGCATCGACTGGAACAACGCCGCCTTCGGCGCGCTGGTGGCGGCCTTCCCGAATACGGGTTTCATGGGCGTGCCCCTGCTGTTGACCTTGCTGGGACCCCGTTCCTCGGGCCCCGTCATCGTCACCATCGTCGTCGATATGCTCATTACCAGCTCGCTGTGCATCGCCCTGTCGCGTATCGGCAGCGGCGGCGCGCACGGCAGCCGCGCCGCCATCGCCAACGCCATGAAGGGCATGCTGGGCAACCCGATGCCGTGGGCGATCGTGCTGGGCGCCATGTCGTCGTGGCTGGAACTGGCCTTGCCCAAGCCATTGATGCAGACGGTGGGCCTGCTGGCCGACGCCGCCTCGCCAGTTGCCCTGTTTACCATCGGCGCCGTGCTGGCCCGTTCGCAAATGAGCACGGCCGATCCGGCGCCGCTGGGCGAGTATGTGCCCGTGGCGCTGAAAAAACTGCTGCTGCATCCGCTGCTGGTGTGGGGCACCGGCCACGCGGCCATCGCGCTGGGCGCGCCGCTCGATCCGTTCGCGCTGACCTGCATGGTGCTGGTGGCTTGCCTGCCCAGCGCCAGCAATGTCTCGCTGCTGTCGGAGCGCTTTGGCGCTAACACGGCGCGCATCGCCCGCATTATTCTGGTCTCGACGGCGCTGTCGTTTTTGACGTTTTCGGCGGCCGTCAGCTGGCTGGCGTGAGGGTGGCCGCGTGGCCCCGGGCCTCGCTGCGCGCCTTGCGCATCGTCGAGAGCACAGCGACGGCGCGCATCGCCCGCATTATTCTGGTCTCGACGGCGCTGTCGTTCCTGACGTTTTCGGCGACCGTCAGCTGGCTGGCGTGACGTTGGCGGCGATCAGCGCACCCAGGGCCTGCGCTGCGCCGGGCTGGGTGCCGGAGGCCAGTTCGCGCGCCATGGTGGCCTGGTCCTGCATGCTGCGGTTCTGGCCCAACTTCCATTTGCCCGTGATGCGCGTGAGGGGGATTTCGATGCCGACGATGGCTTTCAAGAGTTTCTCGATATAGCTGGCCGGCGCGTCGCTCACCCGCCATGGCGCGGCTTGATCTGCCTCATGGCGCGCCGTCAGCCGCTCCACCAATCCCAGCAGCCACGCCGCGTCGTCGATGGCGCGCAGGGGGCCGTGGGCGTGCACGACCGCGTAATTAAAGGTCGGCACTTCCTTGCCGCTGCGCTGCTTTTCCGCATACCAGGCGGGCGTGATGTAGGCGTGCGGGCCCTGGAAGATCACCAGTGCTTCGCCGTTCCCGCCGGCGGCGCGCCACAGCGGATTGGCGCGCGCCACGTGGGCGCGCAGGGTGCCGAATGGGGCGTCGGGCGTGGGCGCGGTGATCTCGAACGGCAGGTGGTCGGCGCACAAGCCATCGGCATCGTGGCGCACCAGCGCGCCCAGCGGATGCGCGTCGATCAAGCCATGCAGCACGTCGAGGCGTTCTTCGCGAAAGCTGGCAGGCGAGTACATTTAATCAGCTCCTTCCACGACCACGTCGGCCGTCAGCGAATTGGCGATGTAGCAGCGCTCGTGCGCGTCGTGGTGCAGGGCCGCCAGCGCCTCGGGAGAGGGCGGCGTTCCCGCGAAGGCGATGCGTGGACGCAGCACGATGCGCGTCATGGCCAGGCGGCCTTGTGCATTCTTGCCCAGGTCGCCGGTGGCTTCGTCGCGGTAATCGTCGATGACGTAGCCGCGCTGCGCCGCCAGCGACAGGAAGAACAGCATGTGGCAGCTCGACGTGGCCGCCACCAGCGCTTCTTCCGGATCGATATTTTCCGCCACCGACATGGGCAGCGGCACGGACAGGGGCGACGACGAGGCAGCTACCGTCAGGCCGCCGTCGAACTGCCATTCATGGCCACGGCTGTAGCGCTGGCCGACGAAATCCTGGCCGTCGCGCTGCCAGGCCACGGTGGCGAAAAACTGATGCATGGGTGCTCCGCAAAAATAGAGGGGATGCGCCATCTTAGCGCCAGTCTTGGCTATTTAAAACAGCCAATAAGTGCTATCTTTAAGCTACCAATTCAAGAGTGCCGCCATGCCAGCTTCCCATTTGCACCAGATCATCGCCACCTTGCCGCTGCAGCGCGGCGCCAGCGAGCCGCTGTTTCGCCAGCTGTATGCGGCCATCAAGGCCGCCATCCTCGATGGCCGCATGAATCCCGGCATGCAGCTGCCGCCCACGCGCGACTTTTGCCGCCTGCTGGCCGTGTCGCGCCAGACGGTGCTCAATGCGTATGCGCTTCTGACAGCCGAAGGCTATCTCGATGGCGCCGTGGGGCGCGGCACCTTCGTCAGCGTCGAGGTCCCCATGGCCGCGCCGGCCACCAAGATGGAAGCGCCTGGCCTGCTGCGGCCCCTGTCGGCGCGCGGTCAGGGCGTGGTGACGGCCATGCGCCAGGTGGCGTTCCACCGTGGCCCGCTGCGGGCCTTCCGTGTCGGCATGCCGCGCATCGACCATTTCCCGTTCGACGTGTGGAATCGCCTGGAAGCGCGGCGCTGGCGCAGGCCCGACCACCAATTCGGCTACAGCGATCCGGCCGGCTACCTGCCGCTGCGCGAACTGCTGTGCGTGTATTTGAAGGCGTCGCGCGGTGTCCAGTGCACGCCGCAGCAGATCGTCATTACGTCCGGTTCGCAGCAGGCGCTGTTCCTGCTGTCGACCATTTTGCTGGCGCCCGGCGACCCGGTCTGGATGGAGTCGCCCGGCTACCGGGGCGCCAGCGGCCCGCTGCGCGCGGCCGGTGCGCGCGTGTTTCCCGTCCCCGTCGATGCGCAGGGGCTGGACGTGGCGTATGGCGTGGCGCACTGTCCGCAGGCGAAGCTGGCGTACGTGACGCCGTCGCACCAGATGCCGCTGGGCGTGAGCATGAGTTTACCCCGCCGCCTGGCCTTGCTGGCCTGGGCCGCACAGCACAAGGCGTGGCTGGTGGAAGACGATTACGACAGCGAATACCGCTACGCGGGCGCGCCATTGGCTTCGCTGCAAAGCCTGGACCGGGCCGGCTGCGTGGTGTATGTCGGCACCCTGTCGAAAGTGCTGTTCCCTGGCCTGCGCCTGGGCTACATGGTGGCGCCGCCCGCGCTGGCCGACG
Coding sequences within:
- a CDS encoding PLP-dependent aminotransferase family protein, coding for MPASHLHQIIATLPLQRGASEPLFRQLYAAIKAAILDGRMNPGMQLPPTRDFCRLLAVSRQTVLNAYALLTAEGYLDGAVGRGTFVSVEVPMAAPATKMEAPGLLRPLSARGQGVVTAMRQVAFHRGPLRAFRVGMPRIDHFPFDVWNRLEARRWRRPDHQFGYSDPAGYLPLRELLCVYLKASRGVQCTPQQIVITSGSQQALFLLSTILLAPGDPVWMESPGYRGASGPLRAAGARVFPVPVDAQGLDVAYGVAHCPQAKLAYVTPSHQMPLGVSMSLPRRLALLAWAAQHKAWLVEDDYDSEYRYAGAPLASLQSLDRAGCVVYVGTLSKVLFPGLRLGYMVAPPALADALVQAKAVMDRHTAIVPQMALADFIAEGHFGRHIRRTRDSNAERRDLLVRGIARELGDQLACGPADSGLELCAYFRAGHDEETVSRAGLARGIELRPLNHYADPAAGPECVTPPGLLLGFAAIPPAEIQHGVQELGRILRGR
- a CDS encoding CHRD domain-containing protein — its product is MTTLPQHARRAATVLALAALLGACSHGPHQPGGHDVTLTGAQEVPANTSTASGSSTLRVAHDRSVSGGVRYTGMLATVAHIHEAPAGANGPVIMPLVKTAEGMFAVPAGAMLTPPQYASYQAGNLYVNVHSAAYPAGEIRAQLKP
- a CDS encoding OsmC family protein; its protein translation is MHQFFATVAWQRDGQDFVGQRYSRGHEWQFDGGLTVAASSSPLSVPLPMSVAENIDPEEALVAATSSCHMLFFLSLAAQRGYVIDDYRDEATGDLGKNAQGRLAMTRIVLRPRIAFAGTPPSPEALAALHHDAHERCYIANSLTADVVVEGAD
- a CDS encoding FMN-binding negative transcriptional regulator; this encodes MYSPASFREERLDVLHGLIDAHPLGALVRHDADGLCADHLPFEITAPTPDAPFGTLRAHVARANPLWRAAGGNGEALVIFQGPHAYITPAWYAEKQRSGKEVPTFNYAVVHAHGPLRAIDDAAWLLGLVERLTARHEADQAAPWRVSDAPASYIEKLLKAIVGIEIPLTRITGKWKLGQNRSMQDQATMARELASGTQPGAAQALGALIAANVTPAS
- a CDS encoding winged helix-turn-helix transcriptional regulator, giving the protein MKHTNFNNLPCPIARSLGKVGEWWSILILREAFYGKTRFDEFEKSLKIAPTILTRRLADLVEGGLMTRRLYCAKPPRYDYVLTKSGRAFKPVLLAFIAWGNENFAPEGASLVIASRDTGLAADPVLVDATTGLPINDEYYAFAPGPAASDSMRSIILDAEKSSGIAPKPKAPAANRGWVAEGHLA
- a CDS encoding AEC family transporter, producing the protein MLTILAITFPFFALVLCGYLAVRRTLLPLAAIGGLNSFVLYFALPCMLYRFGAATPIAQLLDASVFGVYLLCALIMVGVTTAMTLSHRIDWNNAAFGALVAAFPNTGFMGVPLLLTLLGPRSSGPVIVTIVVDMLITSSLCIALSRIGSGGAHGSRAAIANAMKGMLGNPMPWAIVLGAMSSWLELALPKPLMQTVGLLADAASPVALFTIGAVLARSQMSTADPAPLGEYVPVALKKLLLHPLLVWGTGHAAIALGAPLDPFALTCMVLVACLPSASNVSLLSERFGANTARIARIILVSTALSFLTFSAAVSWLA